The following are encoded together in the Vicia villosa cultivar HV-30 ecotype Madison, WI unplaced genomic scaffold, Vvil1.0 ctg.000397F_1_1, whole genome shotgun sequence genome:
- the LOC131627720 gene encoding probable LRR receptor-like serine/threonine-protein kinase At1g53430, whose translation MSSFKHVSMFFFLFLVFNCFSMLGSNAKVLPQDEVKLLQTISDKLENLNWKVTQGSCNDDNGFGNKNISKDILSSVTCDCTFNSSTVCHVTNILLKGLNISGVIPNEFGNLTQLKVLDLSRNYLNGSIPKSLGVLSLVTLAFLGNQLSGSIPSELGNIATLQELTLEDNLLEGPLPSSLGNLKHLEDLKLSANNFTGTIPESYGNLKNLTDFRLDGSSLSGKIPSFMGNWTKLERLDLQGTSMEGPIPPAISLLKSLKELRISDLKGNTTMTFPDLKNLTRMIRLELRNCLITGPILDSIGEMENLKTLDLSSNRLTGPIPDSFENLEYINFMFLTNNSLNGTTPGWILTNKHNFDLSFNNFSESSATDCQPLDVNLASSVSPSANTSLSCLKTNLPCSGKSKYHSLFINCGGPAIEIDDKEYEADEHLRGISNFVQSPDGKWAYSSTGVFLGNEKADYVAKNVFSLNINDSSRYYQTARIAPISLNYFGFCMMKGNYNVKLHFAEIMFSNDRTFSSLGRRIFDVSIQGHKYLKDFNIMEEAGGVGKGITKDFNVDVNESTLQIHLSWAGKGTNAIPMRGVYGPLISAITVTPNFKIPSNGLSAGAIAGIVIGSLALVLLILFVLWKMGYIFRKDQTDKELLELKTGYFSLRQIKAATNNFDPVNKIGEGGFGPVYKGILSDGAVIAVKQLSSKSKQGNREFVNEIGMISALQHPNLVKLYGCCIEGNQLLLVYEYMENNSLARAIFGKPEQKLNLDWRTRMKICVGIARGLAYLHEESRLKIVHRDIKATNVLLDKHLNAKISDFGLAKLDEEENTHISTRIAGTIGYMAPEYAMRGYLTDKADVYSFGVVALEIVSGMSNTNYRPKEEFVYLLDWAYVLQEQGNLLELVDPSLGSKYSSEEAMRMLQLALLCTNPSPTLRPPMSSVVSMLEGNTPIQAPIIKRSDSTSGARFKAFELLSHDSQTNVSSTSLQDSRELRGKSMDGPWVDSSISYPSKDYSSSDRLI comes from the exons ATGTCAAGCTTCAAACATGTATCCATGTTCTTCTTTTTGTTCTTGGTTTTCAATTGTTTCTCCATGCTTGGATCCAACGCTAAAGTCCTACCACAAGATGAAG TGAAATTGCTCCAAACAATATCAGACAAGTTAGAAAACTTGAATTGGAAGGTTACACAAGGTTCTTGCAATGATGATAATGGATTTGGTAACAAGAATATTTCAAAGGATATTTTAAGCAGTGTCACATGTGATTGTACTTTCAACTCTAGCACTGTTTGCCATGTCACAAACAT cttgctcaagggTCTAAATATATCTGGAGTTATTCCAAATGAATTTGGAAATCTCACTCAACTCAAAGTACT TGATCTCTCTAGGAATTACTTAAATGGTTCAATTCCAAAGAGCCTTGGAGTCCTCTCACTTGTGACATT GGCATTTTTGGGAAATCAACTTAGTGGTTCAATTCCCTCAGAACTTGGTAACATTGCAACACTTCAAGAACT GACCTTAGAGGATAATCTGCTTGAAGGACCTCTTCCTTCTAGCCTTGGAAATTTGAAACACTTGGAGGATTT AAAGCTTTCTGCAAATAATTTTACAGGGACGATACCAGAATCATATGGAAATCTGAAGAATCTCACTGATTT TAGGCTAGACGGAAGCAGTTTATCTGGGAAGATTCCGAGTTTTATGGGAAACTGGACGAAACTTGAAAGATT GGATTTGCAAGGCACGTCGATGGAAGGTCCTATTCCTCCTGCGATATCTCTCTTGAAAAGTTTGAAGGAATT GAGAATATCTGATTTGAAGGGGAACACAACCATGACATTTCCTGATCTGAAAAATTTGACACGCATGATAAGACT GGAATTGAGAAATTGCTTAATCACTGGTCCTATTTTAGACTCTATTGGTGAAATGGAAAATTTAAAAACACT AGATTTGAGTTCCAATAGATTGACTGGTCCAATTCCAGATTCATTTGAGAACTTGGAATATATCAATTTCAT GTTTCTGACAAACAACTCTCTAAATGGAACAACTCCAGGATGGATACTGACCAACAAGCATAACTT CGATTTATCTTTCAACAATTTTTCTGAGTCTTCTGCAACTGATTGCCAGCCTTTGGACGT GAACTTAGCCTCCAGTGTCTCTCCTTCAGCAAACACTTC ATTATCTTGTTTGAAGACGAACCTACCTTGTTCGGGAAAATCTAAGT ATCACTCATTGTTCATAAATTGTGGAGGACCTGCAATAGAGATTGATGACAAAGAATATGAAGCCGACGAACATTTACGTGGAATTTCAAACTTTGTTCAAAGTCCTGATGGAAAATGGGCTTATAGCAGCACAGGAGTATTTCTAGGAAATGAAAAAGCTGATTATGTGGCAAAAAATGTTTTCTCTTTGAATATTAATGACTCTTCTAGATACTACCAAACAGCCCGCATTGCGCCGATATCTCTTAACTACTTTGGATTTTGTATGATGAAGGGAAACTATAATGTGAAACTTCATTTTGCTGAGATAATGTTTTCTAATGACCGGACTTTTAGCAGCCTTGGAAGGCGCATATTCGATGTTTCAATTCAA GGTCATAAATATTTAAAAGACTTTAACATTATGGAAGAAGCCGGTGGAGTTGGCAAGGGAATTACTAAGGACTTTAATGTTGATGTTAATGAAAGCACCTTGCAAATCCACTTATCTTGGGCAGGAAAAGGAACTAATGCAATTCCTATGCGAGGTGTATATGGACCGCTTATATCTGCTATCACCGTGACCCCAA ACTTTAAAATTCCTTCAAATGGTTTGTCTGCTGGAGCGATTGCTGGAATTGTGATTGGATCATTGGCACTTGTTCTGTTGATACTCTTTGTCCTTTGGAAGATGGGTTACATTTTTCGGAAAGATCAAACAGACAAAG AACTCCTAGAATTGAAAACAGGCTATTTCAGTTTGAGACAAATTAAAGCTGCTACTAATAACTTTGATCCAGTAAATAAGATAGGTGAAGGAGGATTTGGGCCTGTTTACAAG GGTATACTATCAGATGGTGCTGTGATTGCTGTTAAACAGCTCTCGTCCAAATCAAAGCAAGGGAACCGCGAATTCGTAAACGAAATAGGCATGATATCTGCTTTGCAGCATCCCAATCTTGTGAAACTTTATGGATGTTGCATTGAAGGAAACCAATTGCTGCTTGTATATGAATACATGGAGAACAATAGTCTTGCTCGCGCTATTTTCG GTAAGCCAGAACAAAAGTTGAACTTGGACTGGCGCACGAGGATGAAGATTTGTGTAGGGATAGCAAGAGGTTTAGCCTATCTTCATGAGGAATCAAGGTTGAAAATAGTACACAGAGATATTAAGGCAACTAATGTCTTACTCGATAAGCATCTGAATGCTAAGATCTCTGATTTCGGTTTAGCCAAGCTTGACGAAGAAGAAAACACTCATATCAGCACGCGGATAGCTGGAACAAT AGGCTACATGGCTCCTGAGTATGCTATGCGGGGTTACTTGACCGACAAAGCAGATGTATATAGTTTCGGAGTTGTAGCCTTAGAGATTGTAAGTGGAATGAGCAACACAAATTATAGGCCAAAAGAGGAGTTTGTTTATCTTTTGGATTGG GCCTATGTTCTCCAAGAACAAGGAAACCTTCTGGAATTGGTGGATCCAAGTCTCGGTTCAAAGTACTCATCAGAGGAGGCCATGAGAATGCTGCAATTGGCACTCCTTTGCACCAATCCATCTCCAACTCTTAGACCACCAATGTCATCGGTAGTGAGCATGCTCGAAGGAAACACTCCAATTCAAGCGCCGATCATCAAGCGAAGCGATAGTACAAGTGGCGCAAGGTTTAAAGCCTTTGAGCTTCTATCACATGATAGCCAAACTAATGTTTCTTCAACATCCTTACAAGATAGTAGAGAGCTAAGAGGCAAATCAATGGATGGACCATGGGTTGATTCTTCCATATCTTATCCAAGTAAAGATTATTCTTCATCTGATAGGCTTATTTGA